Within Caminibacter pacificus, the genomic segment TCTTAGTTTATTCATCATATCGTCTTGTTTTTCTTTTAGGATATTTTGAATTTGTTCTCCCAATTTTTTACCTACAAGTCCTAAATGCACTTCAAGAATTTGCCCGATATTCATCCTTGAAGGTACCCCAAGAGGGTTTAATACGATATCAACAGTTTTTCCGTCTTCCATATAAGGCATATCTTCTTCAGGTACGATAATACTTACGATACCTTTGTTACCGTGTCTACCTGCCATTTTATCACCGACTTTGATTTTTCTTTTGTTTGCAATATATACTTTTACCATTTTCGCAACACCGTTTGGCAGGATGTCGTCTCTTTCAAGCACTTCAAGTTTTTCGTCGTAATCACGTCTGATTTTTTCTTTTTCTTTTTGATATTTAGCTTTTACGTTTTCGAATTCTTTTTGAGTTTCTTCATCGAAATATTCAACAAGACTTAGTAATAAGAATCTGTTAATGTTTTGTAACTCTTCTTTTGGAATAGTTTCGCCGGCTTTGTATGTTTTTCCGTTTAGTTCAACGTCTTTGATTAAAGGTTTGCTTGAAAGTAAGTTTGCAAGTGCTAAAATCTCTTCTTTATCGATAATACTTAATTGATTCTGATAAATTTCTTCAATTTTAGCTTTTTCTTCTTCATAAGCTTTTTTAGCTCTTTCGTCAAGCTCATAACCTTTTTTAGTGTAAACTTTAACGTCTATTACCACACCTTCCATACTTGCAGGTGCATAAAGAGAACTATTTACGACATGTCCTGATTTGTCACCGAAAATAGATTTTAATAATCTCTCTTCAGGCGTAGGTTTTACATCACCTTTTGGTGAAATTTTACCAACTAAAATCATTCCAGGTTTTACGTATGTACCTACTTTAATAATTCCGCTCTCGTCAAGATGAGTTAAATGCTCAGGTTTTACACCAGGAATATCCGCTGTCAATTCTTCAAGCCCGTGTTTTAGCTCTCTAACTTCACATACTTCTTCATAAATATGTACAGATGTATATACGTCGTCTTTAATAATTCTCTCACTTAAAACGATAGCATCCTCGAAGTTGTATCCGTTCCACGGCATAAATGCAACAAGAACGTTTTTACCAAGTGCGATTTCCCCGTTATCCATATTTGGACCGTCGGCAATAACGTCTCCGGCTTTTACAACATCTCCGACTTTTACAATCGGTCTTTGGTCAAAACATGTATTTTGGTTGGTTCTAAGGTATTTTTCAAGTCCGTAATGGTCAATATACGCACCGTTTTCGTCTTCACCTAAAATATAGATGTTTTTAGCGTCTACTTTAATAACTTTTCCGCCTCTTTTAGCTTTTACGATTTGCCACGCATCACGCGCTACGTATTTTTCCATTCCCGTACCGACAATCGGCGCCTCACTTCTAAGTAGCGGAACACCTTGACGTTGCATGTTCGATCCCATTAACGCCCTGTTTGCGTCGTCATGTTCAAGGAACGGAATAAGTGACGCACCGACCCCTACGATCATTTTAGGGTTTAGGTCATAAAGATCCACTTCTTTTTTATCAACAAGAATAATTTCGCCGTCTTTTCTCGCTTCTACCAAATCATCAAGAATTTCTCCCGTTTGCTCGTCAATTCTTACAGAAGCGGGAGCGATTACTTTTTCTTCTTCTTGAGTTGCTGTCAAATATACGATTTCGTCAGTAACGCGACCGTCTTTAACCACTCTATAAGGAGCTTCGATAAATCCGAATTCATTTACTTTAGCATAAGTTGATAAAGTATTAACAAGACCGATGTTTTGTCCCTCAGGCGTTTCAATCGGACAAATTCTTCCGTAATGGCTCGGATGAACGTCCCTAATTTCAAATCCGGCTCTTTCTCTTGTAACACCACCCTCACCAAGTGCTGAAAGTCTTCTTTTATGTGCAACTTCACTAAGTGGGTTTGTTTGGTCCATAAATTGAGAAAGCTGACCTGTTGCGAAAAAGTCTAAAATTGTTGTCGTTACAAGTTTAGTATTTACCAAATCCATAGGAAGCAGGTCGTTTACATTCGTAACGGTCGTCATTTTGTCTTTAATAGTTTTTTGCATTTTTGCAAGACCGTCTTGAAGTTTGTTTGCAAGCAATTCTCCGATACTTCTGATTCTTCTGTTTCCTAAATGGTCCCTATCGTCAATTTGTCCAACACCGTTTTTAACACCTATTAAGTATTGAATAGTTTTAATAATATCTTGATATGTTAAAACAGTTACTTCATCAGGAACGTTAAGACCTAGTTTATGATTCATTTTCATACGCCCGACTTTTGTTAAGTCGTATCTTTCAGGATCGAAGAATAATTTTTCAAACAACTCTTTTGCAGTTTGAGGGTTTGCAGGCTCCCCAGGTCTCATAACTTTATAAATTCTGATTCTTGCCAAATCGTTTTCGTTTTCGATGCCCTCAGTTTGTTTTAAAATTTTTAATGTTTCCATATCTTGATGAAAAGCTCTCAAAATACCGTCATCAACACCGTCAGCCAAGTCATTTACGATTTTAAAATGCTCAATTTGAGATTCAGCTATTTTTTTAAGTTTTACTTCATTTAAAACAGTTAACGTATCAAATAAAACTTCACCTGTTACCGGATCGTATACCGGTTCTGCCAAATGTCTATCAAGAAGTGTTTCGATAGGATATTCAACAAACTCATATTTTTCTTGAATTTCTTTTAGTTTTCTTTTTGTTATTCTTTTACCTGCTGGAACTATTATATTTCCGTCTTCATCTTTTAAATCATAATCTAATTTTCCAACTTCAAGTTGAGTCGATTTCATTAAAAATTTATTATTTTTTACAAAAATATCAATTATTGGATAAAACATTTTTAAAATATCTTCTTTGCTATAATCCATAGCTCTAAGAAGTATCGTAACAGGAACTTTTCTTCTTTTATTTACTCTAACATATAAAACGTCTTTTACGTCATATTCAAAATAAACCCAACTACCTCTATCAGGGATAATTTGTGCCGAATATAATAATTTATTTGAATTTTGTGCTTCTTCTTGCTTGAAGATAACACCCGGGCTTCTATGAAGTTGGTTTACGATAACTCTTTCAACGCCGTTAATAATAAAGCTTGTTCTTTCAGTCATTAAAGGAATATCTCT encodes:
- the rpoB gene encoding DNA-directed RNA polymerase subunit beta; protein product: MLNQLKSANRLRLDFSKIPQILDIPNLLHLQQNSFQDFINVKEPEKSGIHKVFKSMFPITDAQNRITLEYAGIEFKKPKYTVRECMEKGLTYSIPIRIKVRLIVHERDEKTGEKIGIKDIKEQTLFIRDIPLMTERTSFIINGVERVIVNQLHRSPGVIFKQEEAQNSNKLLYSAQIIPDRGSWVYFEYDVKDVLYVRVNKRRKVPVTILLRAMDYSKEDILKMFYPIIDIFVKNNKFLMKSTQLEVGKLDYDLKDEDGNIIVPAGKRITKRKLKEIQEKYEFVEYPIETLLDRHLAEPVYDPVTGEVLFDTLTVLNEVKLKKIAESQIEHFKIVNDLADGVDDGILRAFHQDMETLKILKQTEGIENENDLARIRIYKVMRPGEPANPQTAKELFEKLFFDPERYDLTKVGRMKMNHKLGLNVPDEVTVLTYQDIIKTIQYLIGVKNGVGQIDDRDHLGNRRIRSIGELLANKLQDGLAKMQKTIKDKMTTVTNVNDLLPMDLVNTKLVTTTILDFFATGQLSQFMDQTNPLSEVAHKRRLSALGEGGVTRERAGFEIRDVHPSHYGRICPIETPEGQNIGLVNTLSTYAKVNEFGFIEAPYRVVKDGRVTDEIVYLTATQEEEKVIAPASVRIDEQTGEILDDLVEARKDGEIILVDKKEVDLYDLNPKMIVGVGASLIPFLEHDDANRALMGSNMQRQGVPLLRSEAPIVGTGMEKYVARDAWQIVKAKRGGKVIKVDAKNIYILGEDENGAYIDHYGLEKYLRTNQNTCFDQRPIVKVGDVVKAGDVIADGPNMDNGEIALGKNVLVAFMPWNGYNFEDAIVLSERIIKDDVYTSVHIYEEVCEVRELKHGLEELTADIPGVKPEHLTHLDESGIIKVGTYVKPGMILVGKISPKGDVKPTPEERLLKSIFGDKSGHVVNSSLYAPASMEGVVIDVKVYTKKGYELDERAKKAYEEEKAKIEEIYQNQLSIIDKEEILALANLLSSKPLIKDVELNGKTYKAGETIPKEELQNINRFLLLSLVEYFDEETQKEFENVKAKYQKEKEKIRRDYDEKLEVLERDDILPNGVAKMVKVYIANKRKIKVGDKMAGRHGNKGIVSIIVPEEDMPYMEDGKTVDIVLNPLGVPSRMNIGQILEVHLGLVGKKLGEQIQNILKEKQDDMMNKLRAKMKEIVKVAHFGEHFEKFLDSLTNEELLKYAQDWAKGVKFSTPVFEGVTEEEFKKLFELAGIPEDGKTQLYDGRTGEPIKERVNVGYMYMLKLHHLVDDKVHARSIGPYSLITQQPVGGKALFGGQRFGEMEVWALEAYGAAYNLKEMLTTKSDDVEGRNRAYRALTRGENVPIEGLSETFFVLSKELRALGLDLEFYKKEEDNEEF